From Streptomonospora salina, the proteins below share one genomic window:
- a CDS encoding FAD-binding oxidoreductase, with protein sequence MAHNRDSSSAEQALDDVIKGGVSRPDTSNYEVERAGFQLLARHRPDVIVSAKNSDDVVAAVASAASTGTPVAVQATGHGLNEPLDGTGVLISTRQMNAVQVNAEQRTAWVEAGAKWRDVIDAAAPHGLAPLSGSLPGVGAVSYTLGGGVGVIGRRYGFAADHVHRIDIVTADGHLRQVTPDSDPDLFWALRGGGGNFGVVTGIEIDLMPVESLYGGGLVFDLEQTPGLVEAWYRWTADVPDGMTSAVSMLTFPDAPGVPEPMRGRHIGQIQISFLGSAAEGEELVAPLRELEPMMEQLQKIPYAQSEAVFNEPDQPHAYQGDNLLLSDVDTSKLAELTELSAPGNPMMCVVGLRHLGGALSRAPKIPNAIGKRSAGYLLGVLSPTEPDQVEAARAMHEEALESWSELAVGRLLNFTFGALSPDKIRAAYTPEDYRRLTEIKTAVDPQELFRSNFPLPTGTVG encoded by the coding sequence ATGGCACACAACCGTGATTCGAGCTCTGCCGAACAAGCACTGGACGACGTGATCAAGGGCGGCGTGAGCCGACCGGACACGAGCAACTACGAGGTAGAGCGCGCCGGCTTCCAGCTGCTGGCGCGCCACCGGCCGGACGTTATCGTCTCGGCCAAGAACAGTGACGACGTCGTCGCGGCAGTGGCGTCCGCCGCTTCGACGGGGACGCCGGTGGCAGTGCAGGCCACCGGCCACGGCCTGAATGAACCTCTCGACGGAACCGGTGTGCTGATCAGCACACGTCAGATGAACGCGGTTCAGGTGAACGCAGAACAGCGCACGGCGTGGGTGGAGGCCGGCGCGAAGTGGCGGGACGTGATCGACGCCGCCGCCCCGCACGGACTGGCTCCCTTGTCGGGAAGCCTGCCCGGAGTGGGCGCCGTCTCCTACACGTTGGGCGGGGGCGTCGGGGTCATCGGCCGGCGCTACGGCTTCGCCGCCGATCATGTCCACCGCATCGACATCGTCACGGCCGACGGCCACCTCCGCCAGGTGACTCCCGACAGCGACCCGGACCTCTTCTGGGCCCTGCGGGGCGGTGGCGGAAACTTCGGCGTCGTCACCGGGATTGAGATCGATCTGATGCCGGTCGAGAGTCTCTACGGAGGGGGGCTGGTCTTCGACCTCGAACAGACTCCCGGCCTGGTGGAAGCGTGGTACCGGTGGACGGCGGACGTCCCCGACGGGATGACCTCCGCGGTATCCATGCTCACCTTCCCGGATGCCCCGGGGGTGCCCGAGCCTATGCGCGGCCGTCACATCGGCCAGATCCAGATCTCGTTCCTCGGCTCTGCGGCGGAGGGTGAAGAGCTTGTGGCGCCCCTGCGCGAGCTCGAACCGATGATGGAACAGCTCCAGAAGATTCCTTACGCGCAGTCCGAGGCCGTGTTCAACGAGCCTGATCAGCCGCACGCATACCAGGGTGACAACCTCCTCCTCAGCGATGTGGACACGAGTAAGCTGGCCGAGCTGACCGAACTGTCTGCTCCCGGCAACCCGATGATGTGCGTGGTTGGCCTGCGTCACCTCGGCGGCGCCCTATCGCGTGCCCCCAAGATCCCGAACGCGATCGGAAAGCGCTCCGCCGGCTACTTGCTCGGCGTGCTCTCCCCCACGGAACCCGACCAGGTGGAAGCAGCCCGGGCGATGCACGAGGAAGCCCTGGAGTCCTGGTCCGAACTGGCAGTCGGGCGTCTGCTCAACTTCACCTTCGGCGCCCTCTCGCCGGACAAAATCCGAGCCGCCTACACCCCGGAGGATTACCGACGGCTTACAGAGATCAAGACTGCTGTCGACCCCCAGGAATTGTTCCGCTCGAACTTCCCCCTCCCTACAGGCACAGTCGGCTGA
- a CDS encoding phenazine antibiotic biosynthesis protein, with amino-acid sequence MPTTDPLLDLPAHVRPDPDAFLQAAMEWHFNPETGSPFWLRRMKSLDFDPRKDVETHDDLRLFPNVVNELRDVPVTDLVPRGYGAEPEIVGVFESGGTTGVPKRVVCLGDWLQRFVDWCNAKLDAHGFPRDVQWLGVTPGGPHIVGKLFERSAYTHGTFGMFVDLDPRWVKKLLAAGKTDEARAYGDHVLDQVTDVLRSQDIRVMAITPALLDRVVERDELVKLINEKVSAIRWGGTHMDAASRQLYRTEVFPDTILYGHYGSTMVLGVAGERLGPAGDADCVFDPFSPYNTFSVVDPATGHNVRYGDRGQVVMHHVTKSLLLPNNVERDTAVRAEPLQGTVGDAVADIAPVEVFEDGVVIEGVY; translated from the coding sequence ATGCCAACCACCGATCCTTTGCTTGATTTGCCGGCTCACGTCCGGCCCGATCCGGACGCATTCCTCCAGGCCGCTATGGAATGGCACTTCAACCCGGAGACCGGGTCGCCTTTCTGGCTGCGCCGTATGAAGTCTCTGGACTTCGATCCGCGCAAGGACGTCGAGACCCATGACGATCTCCGACTGTTCCCCAACGTCGTCAACGAACTCCGGGACGTACCAGTCACCGACCTCGTGCCCCGCGGCTACGGTGCAGAGCCGGAGATCGTCGGTGTCTTCGAGAGCGGTGGGACCACCGGGGTCCCCAAACGGGTCGTGTGCCTGGGCGATTGGCTCCAGCGGTTCGTAGACTGGTGCAACGCGAAACTCGATGCGCACGGATTTCCTCGGGACGTGCAGTGGCTCGGGGTCACACCGGGCGGCCCGCACATTGTCGGCAAGCTCTTCGAGCGGTCCGCGTATACGCACGGCACCTTCGGCATGTTCGTCGACCTCGACCCGCGGTGGGTCAAGAAGCTCCTTGCGGCGGGCAAGACCGACGAGGCGAGGGCCTACGGCGACCATGTACTCGATCAGGTGACGGATGTCCTGCGTTCCCAGGACATCCGCGTCATGGCCATCACGCCGGCCCTGCTGGATCGCGTCGTCGAACGCGACGAGCTGGTGAAGCTCATCAACGAAAAGGTGAGCGCCATCCGTTGGGGCGGCACTCACATGGATGCGGCGAGTCGGCAGTTGTACCGCACCGAGGTATTCCCCGACACGATTCTGTACGGACACTACGGGAGCACCATGGTGCTGGGGGTGGCCGGCGAGCGGCTGGGGCCGGCAGGCGACGCGGACTGCGTGTTCGACCCGTTCTCTCCCTACAACACCTTCTCCGTCGTGGACCCCGCGACCGGGCACAACGTGCGGTACGGGGACCGGGGACAGGTCGTCATGCACCACGTCACCAAGTCGCTTCTGCTGCCCAACAATGTGGAGCGCGATACGGCCGTCAGGGCAGAGCCGTTGCAAGGCACGGTCGGGGACGCGGTCGCCGACATCGCGCCTGTCGAGGTGTTCGAGGACGGCGTCGTGATCGAGGGAGTGTACTGA
- a CDS encoding transposase, whose translation MFRCKDSGAADAQCYPSDLSDAAWALIEPLMPVRYRRKGGAPCKYGDRLVLDAILFVLRSGCQWRMIPRDLLPWDAAYR comes from the coding sequence GTGTTCCGATGCAAAGATTCCGGGGCCGCTGATGCCCAATGCTATCCCTCCGACCTGTCCGACGCCGCCTGGGCGCTGATCGAACCCCTCATGCCCGTCCGCTACCGGCGCAAAGGCGGCGCTCCGTGCAAGTACGGCGACCGGCTGGTGCTCGACGCGATCCTGTTCGTGCTGCGCTCGGGGTGCCAGTGGCGGATGATCCCCCGCGACCTGCTGCCGTGGGACGCCGCCTACCGCTGA
- a CDS encoding aldehyde dehydrogenase family protein: MTDVIRLPALGPTGEYVSGTEATVHDVAGDLIGALALVPSVFVTRALSSLRKAQPLSAEERLSAIARAGDLFSTATVSGLSPDAYVHAVCRVSGLPVSVIHSAAQATGHRAHNVSRAVEAARPQDSVRDWRDPLTRTGRAVWVPKGEVFAVHASGLHPGGHSLWLEALALGYRVAVRPNPREPFTAHRLVAALRMAGFGTDHVVWLPTEHEAGAALLRGADLAYGGDDVIRKFSPSPKILAQEPGRSKILVTADQDWREHLDTIVDSASHHGGAGCVNATAVFVEGDAGPLASAVAERLGALPSAKPEEAAAVLPVQAVTSARALEKFLRMKAGDAKPWLGAEQVVDELGDGSAVLRPAVHEVDRPDAPQLDVELPFPCVWFAPWSRRDGMPALRETLTLTAFTEDDGLFAELVAEPTIANLHRGDWPTYWTDTGLPHEDYLATFLMRCKTVIRS; encoded by the coding sequence ATGACCGACGTGATTCGGCTGCCCGCCCTGGGCCCCACAGGAGAGTACGTCTCGGGGACGGAGGCCACAGTCCACGACGTCGCCGGAGACCTCATCGGAGCGCTGGCACTGGTTCCCAGCGTGTTCGTCACTCGCGCGCTGAGCAGCCTGCGCAAGGCGCAGCCGCTGTCGGCCGAGGAGAGGCTCAGCGCGATCGCCAGGGCTGGTGATCTCTTCTCCACCGCCACCGTCTCGGGGCTGTCCCCTGACGCATACGTGCACGCTGTTTGCCGGGTCTCCGGGCTGCCGGTCTCGGTGATCCACTCGGCGGCCCAGGCGACCGGGCACCGGGCACACAACGTGAGCAGAGCCGTCGAGGCCGCTCGCCCGCAGGACTCCGTGCGCGATTGGCGCGACCCGCTGACGCGGACCGGCCGCGCCGTATGGGTGCCGAAGGGCGAGGTGTTCGCCGTTCACGCCTCCGGGCTCCACCCCGGCGGCCACAGCCTCTGGCTGGAGGCGTTGGCGCTCGGGTACCGCGTCGCCGTCCGGCCGAACCCGCGCGAGCCTTTCACCGCGCACCGGCTGGTCGCAGCCCTTCGTATGGCGGGGTTCGGTACGGACCACGTCGTGTGGCTGCCCACCGAGCACGAGGCCGGCGCCGCGCTCCTACGCGGTGCCGACCTCGCCTACGGCGGTGACGACGTGATCAGGAAGTTCAGCCCGTCACCAAAAATCCTCGCCCAGGAGCCGGGCCGTTCGAAGATCCTGGTCACAGCCGACCAAGACTGGCGTGAGCACCTGGACACCATCGTCGATTCGGCGAGCCACCATGGCGGCGCGGGCTGTGTGAACGCGACTGCCGTGTTCGTCGAGGGCGATGCCGGACCGCTCGCGTCCGCCGTCGCAGAACGCCTCGGAGCTCTTCCGTCGGCAAAGCCCGAGGAGGCGGCAGCGGTACTTCCGGTGCAGGCGGTGACGTCCGCACGTGCGCTGGAGAAGTTTCTGCGCATGAAGGCGGGGGACGCTAAGCCGTGGTTGGGCGCAGAGCAGGTCGTCGACGAACTGGGCGACGGGAGCGCGGTGCTCCGGCCGGCGGTGCATGAGGTGGACCGGCCGGACGCACCGCAGTTGGATGTGGAACTGCCGTTCCCCTGCGTGTGGTTCGCGCCGTGGTCGCGCCGGGACGGGATGCCCGCGCTGCGGGAGACTCTGACGCTCACCGCGTTCACCGAGGACGACGGGCTCTTCGCCGAGTTGGTCGCCGAGCCGACGATAGCCAATCTGCACCGCGGCGACTGGCCGACCTACTGGACGGACACCGGGCTCCCCCACGAGGACTATCTGGCCACCTTTCTCATGCGCTGCAAGACCGTCATACGGAGCTGA
- a CDS encoding helix-turn-helix transcriptional regulator: MPARLLRLLSLLQSRPEWSGNELAAKLGVTTRTVRRDVERLRGLDYTVETSRGVSGGYRLVSGQALPPLLLDHEESIAVVAGLVTGAGGSITEDSSLRALEKLTRLLPTRLGVRLTALTNATAAVSHRGTARTDPALIARLALCSGEQECVTFDYRNRAGDISARRVEPHSLITLEGLWYLLAFDVHREDWRIFRVDRIDRLESTLRRFVPRALPAGRPEAYVTRSLMNAPYRYTAMITVPLSADTVRAKLFAPLPGEITSEGPDACTVRVSADNDEVVAQYVAAVGALTPDFELDAAEAVHARMRTLGEKLSSV, encoded by the coding sequence ATGCCCGCTCGGTTGTTGCGACTTTTGTCGCTGCTCCAGAGTAGGCCCGAATGGTCAGGCAACGAACTCGCGGCGAAGCTCGGGGTCACCACTCGCACCGTGCGTCGCGATGTCGAGCGCCTCCGGGGACTCGACTACACCGTCGAGACAAGTAGAGGAGTCTCGGGCGGCTACCGGTTGGTGTCCGGCCAGGCGTTGCCGCCTTTGCTGCTTGATCATGAGGAGTCGATCGCAGTGGTGGCCGGGCTGGTCACCGGAGCGGGCGGATCGATCACCGAGGACAGCTCCCTGCGGGCACTGGAGAAGCTGACGCGCTTGCTCCCCACACGACTGGGCGTGCGACTGACCGCCCTCACGAACGCCACCGCGGCCGTCTCCCACCGGGGGACGGCCCGCACCGACCCGGCTCTCATCGCCAGGCTCGCCCTCTGCTCCGGTGAACAGGAGTGCGTCACCTTCGACTACCGCAACCGAGCTGGCGACATCAGCGCGCGCCGCGTCGAGCCACACAGTCTCATCACGCTGGAGGGGCTCTGGTACCTACTGGCCTTCGACGTTCATCGCGAGGACTGGCGGATCTTCCGTGTCGACCGGATCGACCGGCTCGAATCCACACTTCGCCGGTTCGTGCCCCGTGCCCTGCCCGCAGGACGCCCCGAGGCGTACGTCACCCGGTCGCTGATGAACGCACCGTACCGTTACACCGCGATGATCACGGTGCCGTTGTCGGCGGATACGGTGCGTGCCAAGCTCTTCGCTCCGCTCCCCGGTGAGATAACCAGCGAGGGCCCGGACGCGTGCACCGTCCGGGTCAGCGCCGACAACGACGAGGTCGTGGCCCAGTATGTTGCCGCGGTCGGTGCCCTGACCCCGGATTTCGAGCTGGACGCCGCCGAGGCGGTCCACGCACGGATGCGGACGTTGGGGGAGAAGCTCAGCTCCGTATGA
- a CDS encoding 3-deoxy-7-phosphoheptulonate synthase codes for MPTLPCAGSHGLRADQQPDWADPLQLQRATEELERRPALVRQEDVDTLRHQLAEAAAGRALLLQGGHCAETFGSLPEMERTVGTLEGMTEVLSRVAGLPVITVGRVAGQYAKPRSRPTEVRDGVSLPVYRGDAVNGAGFTARERSPDPERLLRAYDESAAALHRIGRGGEKAACYSSHEALLLDYENALMRTDPRTNRTMAGSAHMLWIGERTRHVDRAHVQLAQRVNNPFAVKVGPSATADDLLELIARINPEHAPGKLTLITRLGADRINEILPRLVEKVRLCGAPVLWVCDPMHGNTRVTGAVKTRLVSDVMAEIGSFIEIHQQLGTHPGGLHLEITGNAVTECVGGAAGVREENLSENYTSACDPRLNRDQALEVASAAADRWALTPK; via the coding sequence ATGCCTACACTACCCTGCGCGGGATCTCACGGCCTGCGCGCCGACCAGCAGCCGGACTGGGCCGACCCCCTCCAGCTGCAGCGCGCCACGGAGGAGTTGGAGAGGCGCCCCGCCCTGGTGCGGCAAGAAGACGTCGACACACTGCGTCACCAATTGGCGGAAGCCGCCGCCGGACGGGCGCTCTTGCTTCAGGGCGGTCATTGCGCTGAGACCTTCGGCTCGCTACCCGAGATGGAACGCACCGTCGGCACACTGGAAGGGATGACAGAGGTACTGTCTCGGGTTGCCGGTCTGCCGGTCATCACGGTAGGTCGGGTCGCAGGGCAGTACGCCAAGCCGCGCTCGCGACCGACCGAGGTACGCGATGGCGTGTCACTGCCAGTCTACCGTGGTGACGCCGTGAATGGAGCGGGCTTCACCGCACGGGAGCGCTCACCGGATCCCGAGCGGCTGCTGCGGGCGTACGACGAGTCTGCGGCGGCCCTGCACCGGATCGGTAGGGGCGGGGAGAAGGCCGCCTGTTACTCAAGCCATGAGGCGCTGCTCCTGGACTATGAGAACGCCCTGATGCGTACGGACCCGCGCACCAATCGCACCATGGCCGGATCCGCGCACATGCTGTGGATCGGTGAACGCACACGGCACGTCGATCGGGCGCATGTCCAGCTGGCCCAGCGCGTCAACAATCCCTTCGCGGTCAAGGTCGGTCCCTCCGCCACAGCAGACGACCTGTTGGAACTGATCGCCAGGATCAACCCGGAGCACGCTCCGGGAAAGCTGACTCTGATCACGCGCCTCGGTGCCGATCGCATCAACGAAATCCTTCCGCGACTCGTCGAAAAGGTACGGCTTTGCGGAGCTCCTGTCCTTTGGGTCTGCGACCCCATGCACGGCAATACGCGGGTTACCGGCGCGGTCAAAACTCGTCTGGTCTCCGATGTCATGGCGGAAATCGGCTCGTTCATCGAAATCCACCAGCAACTCGGGACGCATCCCGGGGGTCTTCATCTGGAGATTACCGGAAATGCCGTCACCGAATGCGTGGGCGGTGCCGCCGGAGTACGCGAAGAGAACCTCTCGGAGAACTACACGAGTGCGTGCGACCCTCGGCTCAATCGAGATCAGGCGTTGGAGGTGGCTTCGGCCGCCGCCGACCGGTGGGCGTTGACTCCGAAGTAA